agcccctgccccccccccagctcagcccttcccagcccctgccccccccagatCAGCCCCCCCAGATCAGATCAGCTCCATGGGGCTGAGCCCGTCGCCCAGGGCCACCACAGCAGCACCAGGGGCTGGGGACACGGGAGGTCCCCAgtcacccccatgtccccagcacagccccccagcaccccgccaCAACCCACCTCCATGGATCCCATCACCCCAGtgtccccctcccgccccccggGGGTCGCGGTCCCCACGGGCAGGtcccagcaccccggggtgccagCGGCCGGGAGGGTCCCGGTGTTGGAGCCGCTGGAGCAAGGGAGGCAGGGGGTGCCCCCCCTCCCGGgtcccccagctctgctccacgTGCGGGGCAGGCtgggccccccccgccccgtgcctgGGCAGGGCTCAGGGCCATCTTCCCCCAGCTCGGCGCCCACCCGCCCGGCGGACCCCCCCCGCTTCGCCCGGCTGAAGAACTGGGAGACGGGGAGCATCGGCTATGACACGCTCTGTGCCCAGGCCCTGCAGGTGGGGGGGATGGAGGGCTGGGGGTGCGGGGTTGGGGGGCATGGGAAtagggggtgcagggctgggggtgtgggGGCTGGGGTTCATGGGGCTGGGGGCCACGGGGCTGGGGGTACAGGGCTGGGGGATGCAGGAtggggggtgcagggctgggggcacaggGTTGGGGACACGGGATGGGGGATGTGTggatggggatgcagggatggggggggtctGGGACCGGGGGTGTGGAACAGGGCCCCCCGGgtgacccccccccgccccaggagctgccctgctcagggcAGCGCTGCCTGGGCTCGCTGGTGCTGCCCGCGGCCGCTGCCGGCCCCGGTCCCCGAGGGTGCCCGTCCCGCCGAGGAGCTGCTGGGCCTGGCCCGGGACTTCATCACCCAGTACTACCTGTCCCTGCGGCGGtgagcgggggcggcgggggccgccccaCATCCCCATCCTTGCCCAGAGCTCCCCACTGCCTGGACCTGCCCTGCTCCGGGGTGCCtcacagccccatccctgccccagagCATCCCTCGGCCCCATCTCTGTCCTGGGACACCCCACAACCCAAGCCTGCCCCAAAGCACCCCACAGCCCCTTCCCTACCCCAGAGCACCCCCACAGCCCAGCCTCATCCCTGCCCCGGGGCACCCCACATTCCCATCTCTGCCCCAAAGTACCCCCATAGCCCCCGCCCCAGCCGTGCCCTgagcaccccacagccccagccccgcgcaAGACAGATTCCCCaaagccccagccctgcccggggcaccctgcaccctgcaACGGTGCAGGGggtcttggcggggggggggagcgtgcTGAGGTGCGGGGGTGTCCGCAGGAGAACTCCCCGGCGCACGCCCAGCGGCTGCGGGAGGTGGAAGCCGCCATCGGGGCCACCGGCACCTACCAGCTGCTGGAGCCCGAGCTCGTCTTCGGGGCCAAGCAGGCTTGGCGCAACGCCGCACGCTGCGTGGGACGCATCCAGTGGAACAAGCTGCAGGTGAGGGCGGGGGGGCGACCCATGGTGccagtggggacccccccccacccctgccccacggctgggGGTCACCCTGGGACCTCTCCCCGTGTCCTCCTCTGACCCTGTCCGCAGGTGTTCGATGCCCGGGACTGTGCCAACGTTGGGGAGATGTTCAGCTTCCTCTGCACCCACATCCAATACGCCACCAACCGCGGCAATATTCGGTGAGAGCCCCGCCCAGCCACCGCGCTTGCTGCTGGCCGGACCCCCCACCCGGGGCAGGACCCCCCGGCCCACCGCAACCGGTGGGGGTGTCGGTGACAtcccaccccggccccccccaggTCGGCCATCACCATCTTCCCCCAGCGGATGCCGGGCCGTGGCGATTTCCGCATCTGGAACACGCAGCTGATCCGCTACGCCGGGTACCGGCAGCCCGACGGCTCCGTGCTGGGGGACCCGGCCAACGTTGACATCACCGAGGTGGGGACCCCCGCCCCCCATGCTCCTGGACCCCTGGCCCCCCCCCGGTACCACCCCCGCCCTGACACTGCCGCCCCCCAGCTCTGCGTCCACCACGGCTGGAGCCCCGGCGGTGGCCGCTTCGAcgtgctgccactgctgctgcagggccCCGAGGAGCCCCCCGAGCTCTTCCCTCTCCCGCCGGAGCTGGTCCTCGAAGTGCCCCTCCACCACCCCACGTGAGTGGGGCCGAGACCCCCCCCATGGGCCCAAGGGACCCGGACCCTGCCGGCCTCAATAGGACCCCCCTCcgggccgtggggctggggtcccACGCGCTCACCCGTGGGGAggggctgggagtggggctgggatgCAGATTGGGGGCCCACGCCGGGGACCTGGGGCCGGCGTGGGTCCCCGGCTGCAGCCCACCCCCCCGCGCAGGCTGGAGTGGTTcggggagctggggctgcggTGGTACGCGCTGCCGGCCGTCTCCAACATGCTGCTGGAGATCGGGGGGCTGGAGTTCCCGGCGGCCCCCTTCAACGGCTGGTACATGAGCAGCGAGATCGGCACCAGGAACCTCTGCGACAGCCAGCGCTACAACCTGCTGCCGGTGAGCCCTGCGgccgggggcaggggggggctcAGCCTCACCGTGCCCCCCCACCGGGACGCCGGCGTCCTGGGGCAGCTGTGCTGAGCCCCCCCACGCCGCCGGCAGGAGGTTGCCCTGCGCATGGGGCTGGACACACGGACGACATCGTCCCTCTGGAAGGACAAGGCGGCGGTGGAGGTGAACATCGCCGTGCTGCACAGCTACCAGGTGGGATGTGCGGCCGCGGGGACGCCGGCACCGCCACGCCACGGGGACCCCGACACCGCCACGATGCTGGGGCGGGTGCCGGccgctgccagccccccccagcccgctgtCCCCGCAGGTGGCCAAGGTGACGATCGTGGACCACCACGCGGCCACCGAGTCCTTCGTGAAGCACATGGAGAACGAGCTGCGGACGCGGGGAGGGTGCCCGGCTGACTGGGTCTGGATCGTGCCCCCCATCTCGGGCAGCCTCACCCCTGTCTTTCACCAGGAGATGGTCAACTACCAGCTCTGCCCCACCTTCCGCTACCAGGTGGGACCAGCCCCACCACCCTACGGCCCCctagccccccagccccacagctgaccccctgcccaccccacagcCTGACGCCTGGAAGGTCTACGTCTCCAAAGGCACCACCGTCACCAGGAGAAAGACCTTCAAGGAGGTGGCCAAGTAGGTGTCCCACCCTTGGGGAGGGTCCCTGGAGGTCACCAAGCGGAGGACCGGACGCCGACCCGATTCGTGTGTGTTGtcatccaccccccccccccacctcagcgCGGTGAAGATCTCGGCTAAGCTGATGGGACACATGATGGCACGCCGGGTGAAGGCCACCATCCTCTACGCCACCGAGACCGGCAAATCCCGGACCTACGCCTGGAACCTCTGCCAGCTCTTCCGACGTGCCTTTGACCCCAAGGTGGGCAGGGGGAGATTGGGGGGAAGGCGCCCGTTGCAGCCCCCTGCCCATGTCCCaaccccatgtccccccccctccacgcAGGTGCTGTGCATGGATGAGTACGACGTGGTGTCCCTGGAGCACGAGACCCTGGTGCTGGTGGTGACCAGCACCTTCGGCAACGGGGACCCCCCTGAGTGCGCGGAGGTGAGGGGCTGTGGGAatagggggggagaggggaacagggatggggacggggtgGTGACGTGCTGCCCTCGACAGAGCTTCTCCAAGGCGCTGATGGAGATGACTTCGCCCTACACCAGCACCTCCCAGGCTGAGCCACCCAAGTGAGCACCCCGGGGAGGCCGGGGGTGCCCggctgggggctggggtggggaagggccCACCCTGCCGTCACCCTGCCGTCACCCTGCCTTCACCCTGCCCTCTGTTCCGCACAGGAGCTACAAGCTGCGGTTCAACAGCGTCTCGCAGTCGGACCAGCTCGTCGCCTCCTGGAAGAAGAAACGACGGCAGCTGAGCAACACCGACAGCGCTGGCACGCTGGGCGCCCTGCGGTACCGCTGGCACGGCCACGGGCACAGCCATGGCCGtagggacagggacggggacggggTCCTCTGCCTGAGCACGGTGCCTGGCTGGGGCTTGGGGTGCCCCGTCCGGGGGGGGCTGCACGGTGCTGGGCAGGTCTGTggccagctgccagctggggagggggcagagcctGCGGTGGGCACCGGCCCTGGCACCAGcggcaccagcagcaccagcatctcCAGCCCCCGTCTGTCTCACGGCTGTGGGAGGGGGCAGGAGTTCCCCCTGGGTGTCCCTAACCACAAACCCCATTTCTAATGGCCCTGACCACCCCCTGCTCACAAAGACCCTGAGCACAGCCCCCACCCTGACCCACAGCCCTAGGTGCCCCCCACCAACAGCCCTgagcaccccccccaccccagccctgggtCCCCCCACCCGCAGTGCAGGCTCCAACCCTCCATCAGAGGGTCCGGGTCTGGGGTCACCGTGCtcatctctccccccccccccgatggcGGCAGGTTCTCGGTGTTCGGGCTGGGCTCGCGGGCGTACCCCCACTTCTGCGCCTTCGCCCGGGCGGTGGACACgcggctggaggagctggggggggaacGGGTCCTGCCCATGGGCGAGGGCGACGAGCTCTGCGCCCAGGAGGAGTCCTTCCGCACGTGGGCCCGCCTCGTCTTCCAGGTCAGGGGGGGCACCGAGGaggggggaggtggtgggggacacccagcgccccccccccccctcccggcacccaccggccccccccctcccttgcCCCCAGGGCCGCCTGCGAGACCTTCTGCGTGGGGGACGGGGTGGCGGGGGCCGAGGAGCTCTTCGCCCCCCCGCAGGGCTGGAAGCGCCAGAAGCACCGGCTGGTCGGGCAGCCCCAGGCCACAGAGACCCTGGCCGGTACCGccaccccccccgggacccccaccaccctccgcgccccccccccccccccgaagtccCCGACCCTTGGGAGCCGCCTGCCCCTCTGCATTGCCTTCCACCCGCGACCGGCAGCTGCCCCACGGCCCCCCctggacatccccccccccccccgcaccccacaGCTCTGGGGAGAACAGcccatgacccccccccccgggacacccACAGGCAGCACAAACGTGGGATACGCACAGCACCCTGCCAAGGgtctcccccagctccccccgTGAGCCTCCCAGCCCCCCCATGACCTCCCCAGGATCTCCTGTGACCCCCTCAGCCCCCCTGTCACCCCCCtcatcccctcccagcccccctgtgaccccccagcccctccgtccccccccagggctgtcccacCTGCACAAGCGCCGGGTGTTCCCCTGCACGGTGCTCTCCGTGGAGAACCTGCAGAGCGAGGAGTCCAGgtgagcccccccccgcccccggggaccccccacTGCCgggcaccccccccgccccccgggaACCCCCGCGCCCCCACCCCCGGGACGCCCCCACCCTTGGGCCCCCCCATCCCCGGGATCCCGTGTGCCCGGGACCCCTCagcgccgggaccccccccccatccccgggacACCCCCGCCCCCCTGGgatccccccgcccccgggaCCACCCCGCACTCTCCCCGATCCTCCCACACCCCcgtgcccccgctgcccccccccccaaccctgggCCCTCCCTGCACCTTCGGGCCCATCCCCGCACCCCCGGCCCCCACCCCGCCCACCGGGCCCCCCCTCCGCGGCCCCGggccccctcccgcccgccggccccccaACCCCCGGGCCCCCCTGCACTCCCGGGACCCCCCCGcacggccgggacccccccccccccccgctgacacaccccccccccccccggcacagccGGGCCACGCTGCTGGTGCGGCTGGACTCGGCGGGGCAGGCGGAGCTGCGGTACCAGCCCGGGGACCACCTCGGCGTCTTCCCCGCCAACCGCCCCGAGCTGGTGCGGGGGGGTGCTGGGGCGGGTGGAGGACCCCCCGCCCCCCGAGCAGCCCGTCCTGGTGGAGAGCCTGGAGGGGGACCCCAGCGGTAGGGACCCCCGGGGAcgggagaggggctgggaaggggcaggggctggggaaaaggaaggggaaggggtaGGGGAAGGGgtaggggaaggggaaggggtaGGGGaaggtgctggggcaggggcaggggctggggaaaaggaagggaaggggctggggcaggggctggggaaaaggaaggggtagggggctggggaaaaggaaggggaaggggctggggaaaaggaaggggaagggactggggaaggggcaggggcaagggctggggctggggcaggggaaggggctggggaaggggctggggaaggggcaggggcaagggctgagcatccccatcccctcccctcccctcccgctctccccgcaggcgggggtccccccccccagccctgggtgcCGCAGAGCCGCCTGCCCCCCTGCACCCTGGCCCAGGCGCTCACTTTCTTCCTGGACGTGGCCGCCCCACCGAGCCCCCggttcctgcagctcctggccacGCTGGCACGGGAACCGGCCCACCGCCAGCGcttgcagcagctcagccaggtggggtgcgggggggggggcacgggggggctgccagccctgcagagaggggctgggggggggtgctggggctctGGGATGCTTGGTCCTTGCCAATTGGGATGCTGGCCCCCTCCGTGGCTGGGATGCTGGGATACTGGGATACTGGCCCCCTCCCTGGCTGGGATGCTGGCCCCCTCCCTGGCTGGGATACTGGGATGCTGGGATGCTGGCCCCCTCCCTGGCTGGGATGCTGGGATACTGGGATGCTGGCCCCCTCCCTGGCTGGGATGCTGGGATACTGGCCCCCTCCCTGGCTGGGATGCTGGGATACTGGGATGCTGGCCCCCCTCCCTGGCTGGGATGCTGGCATGCTGGCCCCCTCCTTGGCAGGGATGCCGCGCACGGTGGCGGCAGCCCAGCTGGGTGCCTTGCAGGACGCCCGGCTGTACGAAGACTGGAAGTGGTTCCGGTGCCCCACgctgctggaggtgctggaggagtTCCCCTCGGTGGGGCTGCCGGCCTCCCTGCTGCTCACCCAGCTGCCGCTGCTCCAGCCACGCTACTACTCCATCAGCTCCGcgcccggccccagccccggggagatCCACCTCACCGTGGCCGTTGTCACCTACCACAGCGAGAGtgagcggggatgggggggggggacggacaggAGGTGCCCTGGGTGGGGGGCTGCTACCTTCTGCCCTGCCACCCCGCATGGCAACACCTGCTCGCAGTGCCCCTGTGTTGCACGACCCCAGAGCACCCACTGGTCCCCAGGGTATCCCCTTGGTCTCCAAGGCATCTCAAAGGGTCCCCAGGGCATCTTGAGGGTCCCCAGGGCATCCCCTTGGTCTCTAAGGCATCTCAAAGggtccccagagcatccccctGGTCCCCAGGGCATCTTGAGGGTCCCCAGGGCATCCCCTTGGTCTCCAAGGCATCTCAAAGGGTCTCCAGAGCATCCCCCTGGTCCCCAGGACACCTCCAGGGTCCCCAGGGCATCTCCAGAGCCCCAGGGCATCTTGAGGGTCCCCAGCGCATCTTGAGTGTCCCCAGGGCATCCCCTTGGTCCCCAGGGCATCTCGAGGGTCCCCAGAGCACCCCCTGGTCCCCAGGCCCCCCAGGGTCCCACCCTGCCCCATCACACAGTGCCCAGGTGCTGCCGTTGGCATTTCCCCAGGGACGTGGGGCTCCCCCCGGCAccagtccccgtcccccccaatcccccagccctgcccggggaTGGcggtgtccccagcccctgccggGGGGGCTGCCAgccgcagcccctccagcccctctggtCCCCGCAGATGGGCAGGGTCCCCTGCACTACGGCGTCTGCTCCACCTGGCTGGCGCGGCTGCAGCCCGGGGACACGGTGCCCGCCTTCATCCGAGGGTAAGGGGCGGCCCCGCCCgaccccccccacctgccccccaccccgacTGCACGTCCCagcctctgtgcccccccccccgcgcccacAGGACTACATCTCCTGGCGTGCCACAGTTTCCccgcatgcccccccccccccaggcgccGTCCCGGGGTCCCCCCGAGACCGCCCCCGGTGACCCCGCTGCCCGCAGGCCCCCTCGTTccggctgccgcccgcccccGAGACCCCCTGCGTCCTGGTGGGACCCGGCACCGGCGTCGCGCCCTTCCGCAGCTTCTGGCAGCAGCGGCTGCACCAGCTGCGGGCCGGAGGTGGGGGACAGGGGGGCTGGGGACGGGGCGGAGGACGGGGGGGGCATGGGGACGCAAGGCCACGGTGGCACCGGGATGCGGGGTGCAGGGATGGAGGGGTGCGGACACCCGGGGATGGAAGGTCGGGGTGACGGGGGCGTGGGGATGCAGAACACGGTGGCACGGGGACGCGCAAGGACCTGGCGATGGGGGAATACGGGGCAGGGGgttggggacgtggggacacggggacacaaggatgggggggcggggggacacggggatgcGTGGCATGGGGACGCAGGGACAGGGCAGCATGGGGACACAGGGGcgtggggggggctgcaggacacGGGGGAGCGGGGATGTAGggtatggggacatggggacacagggacaggtcccggctgctgccccccccccccccccccccgcaggtgGCCCCCTGGGCAGCATGGTGCTGGTGTTCGGCTGCCGCTCCTCCGCCCTGGACCACATCTACCGGCAGGAGATGCAGGAGGCGCAGGAGGAGGGGGCCCTCAGCCAGGTCTTCACCGCCTTCTCCCGCGAGCCGGGAACCCCCAAGGTGGGacgggatggggacaggatggggatgggggacaaGAACGGAGACAGACTGGAACAAGGATGGAGCTGGGGAGAGGGGTGCGGTGGGGACAAGGGTGGGGACAGAAGCGGAGGGGACAGGGGTTGGGTGGGGGACACAAGAGATGGGGATGGAGGCAAgggtgggatggggatgcaggTGAGGACGGGGACAGAAacaaggatggggacagggcaCAAAGGGGCAGATTGGGGAGGGGGACATGGGGCCAGGGCCACGTGTCAGCGGCTGCCCCGGTATGGCGTCCCCCAGACCTACGTGCAGGACGTGCTGCGGACGCAGCTGGCTGCGGAGGTGCACCGGGTGCTGTGCCAGAGCGCCGGGCACATGTACGTCTGCGGGGACGTGACGATGGCCACCGAGGTGCTGCAGACGGTGCAGCACATCCTGGTGCAGCAGGCCGGCATGACGCTGGGGGAGGCGGGGGACTTCATCAGCGAGCTGCGGGTAAGGACCGGGGACGCGCGGCACGTCGGCACCGGCACCGCGCCCGGGCCGCTGCCCTGACGCCTGCTTCCCCAGGACAAGAACCGCTACCACGAGGACATCTTCGGCCTCACCTTCCGCACGCAGGAGGTGGCCTTCCGCATCCGCAGCCAGTCCTTCTCCATGCAGGAGCGCCGGCAGCTGGGCCCGACCCCCTGAGCGCgccggggcaggagggggccCCCACGGCTGCTCCCCCGGCCCGCTGCAGGCAGCGCCGCCTCCCCAGTAAAGGTTTAGTTTTGATAATCCCGGCCCGGCGCTTCGCCTCCCCTGGGGCGGCACCACCAGCACTGCCGGCACCAGTGCATGGCCGGGAACGGTGGGGTGGGCACGGGTGGGCCGGGCTCTGTGGTGGGGTCACCCGGCCCGTGGACGGGGCAGACATGGGGCAGCAGAAAACGGCGGGTGGGTGGAGTGGGGGGACACAGCCACGGTCCCCGTGGCTCCGACCTGCACGGCTGCAGGCGAGCGGCACCGCCCCGGCACCACCGCCACCACCCTGCCCACGCGCCCCAGCATCACACCCCAAACCACCCCGGCCCTGTCCACGGCAtcgccccccactcccccacaGCATCCCCCTGGACAGCCCCACACCCCGACGGCAcggccccccagccccccgccggCTCCAGGCCGCAGTCACCGCTGGGCACAGCCCGTCTGTAAACCTTTATTTCCCATGGCGGCTCGGTGCGGCTGGTGCCCGTGGCAGGGCACCGTGGGGGGCAGAGGCCCGGGCAGAAGGCAGGAGCGGGGAGGCACCAAGCCCAGGACGGGGCAGCCCGggcaccctgtgcccccccacTAAATATAGCACCTTGCGGGGCTGGCTGCCCCCGGCAgcgcccccggccccgcaccgTGGCAGGGCCCGCCGGCAAGGCCACACACCCGAGCGGGGGGCCCATGCGGGCAAGGCTGGCTGGGCCATCCCGCGCCGCAGGGCAGCACGGCAGGCAGCGGCAAGTCCCCCCGCTGCGCCCGGTCCCAGCCAGCACCTCCTGGCAGCTTTCCCGGCAGCACCGGGAGCTCTCGGCACGCCCAGGACCCTGTGGAGGAAAACGGGTCCGTCAGCAGCAACCCTGGCAGCGGGGATGGCTGCCTGGCTGTGCCGTACCCTCACCCACCGAAGCCGAGGCCGGCTAGCCTGTCGtctgctcttcctcttcctcctcttcctcctcttcctcggccCAGCCGCCCAGCGGCATCTCCCGGTGCTGAGCCTGCGAggccctggcagccgagcctgggGCGCAGCGGGGGTCAGAGCCGACCCTGCCTGGGGTCCTGGCCCTCAGGACCCCCCGGCTGCCCCATCTCTGGGGACAGCCCCGCGGGGGACGGGGCCCAGCACGCGTCCCCGGTCCCCCAGGACCCCCGGTGCGGTGCTCACCTGCGGTTACGGAGGGCGGCTTGGGTGCCCCAGCGGCCACCCACTCGGCCTGGGGCCCggggccctgctgctgctgctgctgctggtggagctggAAGGGTGGGAGAGGTGGTCAGAGCCCCCCATCGTGGCAAGCTGCCTCCCCctggggcagcggggagggggggactcCCAGTGCAGGACACCACCCCTGCCCCCAAAGGGGTGGCAGAAGGGGGGACATGGCTGCGGTGACGCCGGCCACGGTGCCTCGCCCCCAACACCTGG
This region of Harpia harpyja isolate bHarHar1 chromosome 1, bHarHar1 primary haplotype, whole genome shotgun sequence genomic DNA includes:
- the NOS3 gene encoding LOW QUALITY PROTEIN: nitric oxide synthase, endothelial (The sequence of the model RefSeq protein was modified relative to this genomic sequence to represent the inferred CDS: deleted 2 bases in 2 codons; substituted 2 bases at 2 genomic stop codons); this translates as MGNLPAVLPGTARSCGLGLCSRQLSAAPEESASTERSSSAPTRPADPPRFARLKNWETGSIGYDTLCAQALQELPCSGQRCLGSLVLPRPLPAPVPEGARPAEELLGLARDFITQYYLSLRRXNSPAHAQRLREVEAAIGATGTYQLLEPELVFGAKQAWRNAARCVGRIQWNKLQVFDARDCANVGEMFSFLCTHIQYATNRGNIRSAITIFPQRMPGRGDFRIWNTQLIRYAGYRQPDGSVLGDPANVDITELCVHHGWSPGGGRFDVLPLLLQGPEEPPELFPLPPELVLEVPLHHPTLEWFGELGLRWYALPAVSNMLLEIGGLEFPAAPFNGWYMSSEIGTRNLCDSQRYNLLPEVALRMGLDTRTTSSLWKDKAAVEVNIAVLHSYQVAKVTIVDHHAATESFVKHMENELRTRGGCPADWVWIVPPISGSLTPVFHQEMVNYQLCPTFRYQPDAWKVYVSKGTTVTRRKTFKEVANAVKISAKLMGHMMARRVKATILYATETGKSRTYAWNLCQLFRRAFDPKVLCMDEYDVVSLEHETLVLVVTSTFGNGDPPECAESFSKALMEMTSPYTSTSQAEPPKSYKLRFNSVSQSDQLVASWKKKRRQLSNTDSAGTLGALRFSVFGLGSRAYPHFCAFARAVDTRLEELGGERVLPMGEGDELCAQEESFRTWARLVFQAACETFCVGDGVAGAEELFAPPQGWKRQKHRLVGQPQATETLAGLSHLHKRRVFPCTVLSVENLQSEESSRATLLVRLDSAGQAELRYQPGDHLGVFPANRPELVRGVLGRVEDPPPPEQPVLVESLEGDPSGGGPPPQPWVPQSRLPPCTLAQALTFFLDVAAPPSPRFLQLLATLAREPAHRQRLQQLSQDARLYEDWKWFRCPTLLEVLEEFPSVGLPASLLLTQLPLLQPRYYSISSAPGPSPGEIHLTVAVVTYHSENGQGPLHYGVCSTWLARLQPGDTVPAFIRGXGAPSFRLPPAPETPCVLVGPGTGVAPFRSFWQQRLHQLRAGGGPLGSMVLVFGCRSSALDHIYRQEMQEAQEEGALSQVFTAFSREPGTPKTYVQDVLRTQLAAEVHRVLCQSAGHMYVCGDVTMATEVLQTVQHILVQQAGMTLGEAGDFISELRDKNRYHEDIFGLTFRTQEVAFRIRSQSFSMQERRQLGPTP